In Streptomyces canus, one DNA window encodes the following:
- a CDS encoding MFS transporter, whose amino-acid sequence MTTSQLIKDQKPGAARREGRPGIALAVIAACQLMVVLDATIVNIALPHIQDALKFSTTDLTWVVSAYTLTFGGLLLLGGRAGDILGRRRVFMTGILLFTFASLLGGLAQEPWQLLAARVLQGVGGAIASPTSLALITTTFPEGPERNRAFGVFAAVSAGGGAIGLLAGGMLTEWLDWRWVLFVNVPIGVLIAVLTPLYISESERHSGRFDIAGALTSTGGMALLVYGFIRAADEGWRDSLTIGSFGIAVVLLLAFAFIESRAKEPITPLRMFADRNRSGTYVIMLSLAAAMFGMFFYIVLFVQNVLDYSPIQAGLAFLPVTVVIALGAGLSQRFLPVLGPKPFMLTGSALAVTGLAWQALISSDSSYVGGVLGPMLIFGFGMGLNFVTLTITAVSGVAQHEAGAASGLLNATQQVGGSLGLSILTTVFGSASKDEAEKQLPHFMADGSAEQKAEFAKTHQLPAPWGHEVLAQGISSGFVAAASMAALALASAWLVIKVRKSDLEALAGTAGPGLG is encoded by the coding sequence GTGACAACCTCTCAGTTGATCAAGGATCAGAAACCAGGTGCGGCCCGCCGGGAAGGGCGACCCGGCATCGCGCTCGCCGTCATCGCGGCCTGCCAACTCATGGTGGTACTCGACGCGACGATTGTGAACATCGCGCTGCCGCACATTCAAGACGCTCTCAAGTTCAGCACCACCGACCTCACATGGGTCGTCAGCGCCTACACACTCACCTTCGGCGGCCTGCTCCTTCTGGGCGGCCGCGCGGGTGACATTCTCGGGCGCCGCCGGGTCTTCATGACCGGCATCCTGCTGTTCACCTTCGCGTCGCTGCTCGGCGGACTCGCCCAGGAGCCCTGGCAGCTGTTGGCCGCCCGCGTCCTGCAGGGCGTGGGCGGCGCGATCGCGTCGCCCACCTCCCTGGCGCTGATCACCACCACGTTCCCCGAAGGGCCCGAGCGCAACCGGGCCTTCGGCGTCTTCGCCGCCGTCTCCGCGGGCGGTGGTGCCATAGGCCTGCTGGCGGGAGGCATGCTCACCGAGTGGCTCGACTGGCGATGGGTGCTCTTCGTCAACGTGCCGATCGGCGTGCTGATCGCGGTACTCACCCCGCTGTACATCAGCGAGTCCGAGCGCCACAGCGGCCGCTTCGACATCGCGGGCGCCCTGACCTCCACAGGGGGCATGGCCCTGCTCGTCTACGGTTTCATCCGCGCCGCCGACGAGGGCTGGCGCGACAGCCTGACCATCGGGTCCTTCGGCATCGCCGTGGTGCTCCTGCTCGCCTTCGCGTTCATCGAGTCGCGCGCCAAGGAGCCGATCACCCCTCTGCGGATGTTCGCCGACCGAAATCGCTCGGGCACGTACGTGATCATGCTGAGTCTCGCTGCCGCGATGTTCGGCATGTTCTTCTACATCGTGCTCTTCGTCCAGAACGTGCTGGACTACAGCCCGATCCAGGCCGGTCTCGCCTTCCTGCCCGTGACGGTCGTGATCGCACTGGGGGCAGGCCTGTCGCAGCGGTTCCTGCCGGTGCTCGGCCCCAAGCCGTTCATGCTCACGGGGTCGGCACTCGCGGTGACCGGGCTCGCCTGGCAGGCACTCATCAGCTCCGACAGCTCTTACGTCGGTGGAGTTCTCGGCCCCATGCTGATCTTCGGCTTCGGTATGGGCCTGAACTTCGTGACGCTGACGATCACCGCGGTCTCCGGCGTCGCCCAGCATGAGGCCGGCGCGGCCTCCGGGCTGCTCAACGCCACGCAGCAGGTGGGCGGTTCGCTCGGTCTGTCCATCCTGACGACCGTGTTCGGGTCGGCCAGCAAGGACGAGGCCGAGAAGCAGCTGCCGCATTTCATGGCCGACGGTTCGGCGGAGCAGAAGGCGGAGTTCGCCAAGACGCACCAGCTGCCCGCCCCGTGGGGACACGAGGTACTCGCCCAGGGCATCTCGTCGGGCTTCGTGGCGGCCGCCTCGATGGCCGCACTCGCCCTGGCCAGCGCCTGGTTGGTGATCAAGGTCCGCAAGAGTGACCTGGAGGCGCTCGCCGGTACGGCGGGTCCGGGCCTCGGCTGA
- a CDS encoding ADP-ribosylglycohydrolase family protein, translated as MTADSTTDGRLSRALASLRGLAVGDALGSQFFVPVNYPLLKNRELPPGHWQWTDDTEMACSVVAVLAAHHRVDQDALAQSFAEHHDFDRGYGPAVNRLLRLVREGGDWRELAAALFNGQGSWGNGAAMRIPPLGAFYADDPEQATHQAEISAYPTHQHREAVVGAMAVAAAAALAAAPGGPPSPGPFLDGVIALVPKSAVGAGLRRARDMLDYGDASTVAAVLGCGRRTTAHDTVPFALWSAARSLGDYEEAFWTTAQVGGDVDTTCAIVGGVIAGGKAGTPPAEWVQRTETFPEWLRVPG; from the coding sequence ATGACCGCTGACTCCACAACCGACGGGCGCCTGAGTCGCGCTCTGGCCAGTCTGCGTGGCCTGGCCGTGGGGGACGCGCTGGGCTCGCAGTTCTTCGTGCCGGTGAACTACCCCCTGCTGAAGAACCGCGAGCTGCCGCCTGGTCACTGGCAGTGGACGGACGACACCGAGATGGCCTGCTCGGTGGTGGCCGTCCTGGCCGCCCACCACCGCGTCGACCAGGACGCCCTGGCCCAGTCCTTCGCCGAACACCACGATTTCGATCGGGGCTACGGCCCCGCCGTCAACCGTCTGCTGCGGCTGGTCCGCGAGGGCGGCGACTGGCGTGAGCTCGCCGCGGCCCTCTTCAACGGGCAGGGTTCCTGGGGCAACGGCGCCGCGATGCGCATCCCGCCCCTCGGAGCCTTCTACGCGGACGACCCGGAGCAGGCGACCCACCAGGCCGAGATCTCGGCGTATCCCACGCATCAGCACCGTGAGGCCGTGGTCGGCGCCATGGCCGTCGCCGCGGCCGCCGCGCTGGCTGCCGCCCCCGGTGGTCCGCCCAGCCCAGGGCCGTTTCTCGACGGCGTCATCGCTCTCGTCCCGAAGAGTGCCGTCGGCGCGGGGCTGAGACGGGCACGCGACATGCTCGACTACGGCGACGCCTCGACCGTCGCGGCCGTGCTGGGCTGCGGGCGCCGGACGACGGCCCATGACACCGTGCCGTTCGCGCTCTGGTCAGCCGCCCGGTCCCTGGGCGACTACGAGGAGGCGTTCTGGACAACCGCCCAGGTGGGCGGTGACGTGGACACGACCTGCGCCATCGTGGGAGGTGTGATCGCCGGGGGGAAGGCAGGGACGCCGCCCGCCGAGTGGGTGCAACGGACCGAGACGTTTCCGGAGTGGCTGCGGGTGCCGGGCTGA
- a CDS encoding histidine phosphatase family protein produces the protein MARPRRIVLVRHGESTGNVDDTVYEREPDHALALTERGWRQAEETGKRLREELGRERVSVYVSPYRRTHETLRAFHLDPELIRVREEPRLREQDWGNWQDRDDVRLQKAYRDAYGHFFYRFAQGESGADVYDRVGGFLESLFRSFEAPDHPPNVLIVTHGLAMRLFCMRWFHWTVAEFESLSNPGNAEMRMLVLGDDDKYALDRPFGRWREPEPYGITD, from the coding sequence ATGGCACGACCACGGCGAATCGTCCTTGTCCGGCACGGGGAGTCAACGGGCAATGTTGATGACACCGTGTATGAACGCGAGCCCGACCACGCCCTGGCCCTGACGGAACGGGGCTGGCGGCAGGCGGAGGAGACCGGTAAACGGTTGCGAGAGGAGCTGGGCCGCGAACGCGTCAGTGTGTACGTCTCTCCCTACCGCCGTACGCACGAGACACTCCGCGCTTTCCACCTGGACCCCGAACTCATACGCGTCCGCGAGGAACCCCGACTGCGGGAGCAGGACTGGGGAAACTGGCAGGACCGCGACGACGTACGTCTCCAGAAGGCGTACCGGGACGCCTACGGGCACTTCTTCTACCGGTTCGCCCAGGGTGAGTCCGGGGCCGACGTGTACGACCGCGTGGGTGGCTTCCTGGAGAGCCTGTTCCGCAGCTTCGAGGCGCCCGACCACCCTCCGAACGTCCTGATCGTGACGCACGGCCTCGCCATGCGACTGTTCTGCATGCGCTGGTTCCACTGGACGGTCGCGGAATTCGAGTCACTGTCGAACCCGGGGAACGCGGAGATGCGGATGCTCGTTCTCGGGGACGACGACAAGTACGCCCTTGACCGGCCCTTCGGGCGCTGGCGAGAGCCGGAACCGTACGGGATCACCGATTAG
- a CDS encoding YdbC family protein: MLVKWIRCTVVDRRGFERGQRKWAGLLGEPGFRGQGGGWSRGRQGVAHIFSFWESRSFYDSFMARSHDRLAAAQSGTFKDIQVKLFDYRFDVKTGFEPRFTDADLVRFAHCRVHEERAEHFTLMQEKVWNPAMAGSPGMIRGLFGEAPGHEFLVLSMWRSAAEHGKYRTERVERLALRAQTDADVAALTGDILDLEPAWTV, encoded by the coding sequence GTGCTGGTCAAGTGGATTCGCTGCACCGTGGTGGACCGCCGCGGCTTCGAGCGGGGGCAGCGAAAGTGGGCGGGGCTTCTCGGAGAGCCGGGGTTTCGGGGACAGGGCGGAGGCTGGAGCCGGGGGCGGCAGGGCGTGGCGCACATCTTCTCCTTCTGGGAGAGCCGTTCCTTCTACGACTCCTTCATGGCCCGTTCCCATGACCGGCTCGCGGCGGCCCAGTCAGGCACGTTCAAGGACATCCAGGTCAAGCTGTTCGACTACCGCTTCGACGTGAAGACGGGCTTCGAACCCCGCTTCACCGACGCCGACCTGGTGCGGTTCGCCCACTGCCGCGTCCACGAGGAGCGTGCGGAGCACTTCACGCTCATGCAGGAAAAGGTCTGGAACCCGGCGATGGCCGGCTCGCCGGGCATGATCCGTGGTCTGTTCGGGGAGGCCCCAGGACACGAGTTCCTGGTGCTCTCGATGTGGCGGTCGGCCGCCGAGCACGGCAAGTACCGCACCGAACGAGTGGAACGGCTCGCGCTGCGCGCACAGACCGACGCCGACGTCGCCGCCCTGACAGGCGATATCCTGGACCTTGAACCGGCCTGGACGGTTTGA
- a CDS encoding TerD family protein: MSGINKGIRKVEVALKWDPSPAGQPATDLDIVAATYVAGDPYGDPAYVVHFDSRSPDGTIYLNRDSKDGKGFGWDEVMTLELDRLDARYTRVVVGTVIQQRSAPRTFVGVINPGLRIREGYTVLAEDDFGGVLGATAAKVAEFVRQESGTWDFHPGINGFEDDPATFTRSMGRA, from the coding sequence GTGAGCGGCATCAACAAGGGGATCCGCAAGGTCGAGGTCGCGCTCAAGTGGGATCCGAGTCCGGCGGGGCAGCCGGCCACCGACCTGGACATCGTCGCCGCGACCTACGTGGCGGGCGATCCGTACGGCGATCCCGCCTATGTGGTGCACTTCGACAGCCGTTCCCCCGACGGCACCATCTATCTCAACCGGGACAGCAAGGACGGCAAGGGCTTCGGCTGGGACGAGGTCATGACCCTCGAACTCGACCGGCTGGACGCCCGGTACACGCGCGTGGTCGTCGGCACCGTCATACAGCAGCGTTCCGCACCGCGCACCTTCGTCGGCGTGATCAACCCGGGTCTGCGCATCCGTGAGGGCTACACGGTCCTGGCCGAGGACGACTTCGGCGGCGTCCTCGGCGCTACGGCCGCGAAGGTCGCGGAGTTCGTACGTCAGGAATCCGGCACCTGGGACTTCCACCCCGGGATCAACGGCTTCGAGGACGACCCCGCGACGTTCACCCGGAGCATGGGCCGGGCGTGA
- a CDS encoding DUF6215 domain-containing protein — MAEQQIADAAERVRQPEKGPSEWGQAVAALVVVGGLAALLLSGTFQQKSSDPEPAVCDTSDDARPSKPVSGVQLCTALNRADLPTLLGTPTEYAMNASGNESVGTWADGTKTVTPEAEIQLSTYSVKLSTSDDDIPVAEMAGFLGSSAQHRTIGGHPAVLYSDRTIALNFNLGGGKVDTGPGGIARSLLVAKDTKDGGGFYEVSIWRQDDVVPDDLALFRVAETVLPTVPDWTVG, encoded by the coding sequence ATGGCTGAGCAGCAGATTGCCGATGCCGCAGAGAGAGTGAGGCAGCCCGAGAAGGGCCCGAGTGAGTGGGGCCAGGCTGTCGCTGCACTGGTGGTGGTCGGGGGCCTTGCGGCTCTCCTGTTGTCAGGGACCTTTCAGCAAAAGTCCAGCGATCCCGAACCGGCCGTGTGCGACACGTCTGATGACGCCCGGCCGTCGAAGCCGGTATCCGGGGTGCAGTTGTGCACGGCGCTGAACCGTGCGGACCTGCCCACACTGCTCGGCACGCCGACCGAGTACGCGATGAACGCCAGCGGCAACGAGAGCGTGGGCACCTGGGCCGACGGAACCAAGACCGTCACACCCGAGGCGGAGATCCAGCTGTCCACCTACTCCGTGAAACTCTCGACGTCCGACGACGACATCCCGGTGGCCGAGATGGCCGGCTTCCTGGGGAGTTCGGCGCAGCACAGGACGATAGGCGGCCACCCGGCGGTCCTCTACTCGGACCGGACCATCGCCCTCAACTTCAACCTCGGTGGCGGCAAGGTCGACACCGGTCCCGGCGGCATCGCCCGCAGCCTGCTGGTCGCCAAGGACACCAAGGACGGCGGTGGCTTCTACGAGGTCTCCATATGGCGTCAGGACGACGTCGTGCCCGATGACCTCGCGTTGTTCCGCGTCGCCGAGACGGTGCTGCCGACGGTCCCGGACTGGACCGTCGGCTGA
- a CDS encoding vitamin B12-dependent ribonucleotide reductase has translation MTETASGPARSSRAKGTKAAANKGLRIERIHTTPGVHPYDEVAWERRDVVMTNWRDGSVNFEQRGVEFPDFWSVNAVNIVTSKYFRGAVGTPQREVSLKQLIDRIVKTYRKAGEDYKYFASPADAEIFEHELAYALLHQIFSFNSPVWFNVGTPQPQQVSACFILAVDDSMESILDWYKEEGMIFKGGSGAGLNLSRIRSSKELLSSGGNASGPVSFMRGADASAGTIKSGGATRRAAKMVILDVDHPDIEGFIETKVKEEEKIRALRDAGFDMDLGGDDITSVQYQNANNSVRVNDTFMKAVETGGKFGLTSRMTGEVIEEVDAKSLFRKMAEAAWACADPGIQYDDTINAWHTCPESGRINGSNPCSEYMHLDNTSCNLASLNLMKFLKDDGKGHQSFDVERFAKVVELVITAMDISICFADFPTQKIGENTRAFRQLGIGYANLGALLMATGHAYDSDGGRALAGSITSLMTGTSYKRSAELAAVVGPYDGYARNAQPHLRVMKQHSDENGKAVRMDDLDSPIWAAATEAWQDVLRLGEKNGFRNSQASVIAPTGTIGLAMSCDTTGLEPDLALVKFKKLVGGGSMQIVNGTVPQALRRMGYQEEQIEAIVAHIAENGNVIDAPGLKHEHYEVFDCAMGERSISAMGHVRMMAAIQPWISGALSKTVNLPETATVEDVEEVYFEAWKMGVKALAIYRDNCKVGQPLSAKTKEKEKAEVTEKAEETIRAAVEKVVEYRPVRKRLPKGRPGITTSFTVGGAEGYMTANSYPDDGLGEVFLKMSKQGSTLAGMMDAFSIAVSVGLQYGVPLETYVSKFTNMRFEPAGMTDDPDVRMAQSIVDYIFRRLALDFLPFETRSALGIHSAEERQRHLETGSYEPTEEEVDVEGLAQSAPRAQELKAVVTPKAEVEAAKPAPQQAHTSAELVEMQLGIQADAPLCFSCGTKMQRAGSCYICEGCGSTSGCS, from the coding sequence ATGACAGAGACGGCGAGCGGTCCGGCACGGAGTTCCCGCGCCAAGGGCACCAAGGCGGCAGCGAACAAGGGCCTGCGTATCGAGCGCATCCACACCACCCCCGGCGTGCACCCGTACGACGAGGTGGCCTGGGAGCGCCGTGACGTCGTCATGACCAACTGGCGCGACGGCTCGGTCAACTTCGAGCAGCGTGGCGTCGAGTTCCCCGACTTCTGGTCGGTGAACGCGGTCAACATCGTCACCAGCAAGTACTTCCGCGGTGCCGTCGGCACCCCCCAGCGCGAGGTGAGCCTCAAGCAGCTCATCGACCGCATCGTGAAGACGTACCGGAAGGCCGGCGAGGACTACAAGTACTTCGCCTCGCCCGCCGACGCGGAGATCTTCGAGCACGAGCTGGCGTACGCCCTCCTGCACCAGATCTTCAGCTTCAACAGCCCGGTGTGGTTCAACGTCGGTACGCCCCAGCCGCAGCAGGTCTCGGCCTGCTTCATCCTGGCCGTCGACGACTCCATGGAGTCGATCCTCGACTGGTACAAGGAAGAGGGCATGATCTTCAAGGGCGGCTCCGGTGCCGGCCTGAACCTCTCCCGTATCCGCTCCTCCAAGGAGCTGCTGTCCTCGGGCGGCAACGCCTCCGGTCCGGTCTCCTTCATGCGTGGCGCCGACGCCTCCGCAGGAACGATCAAGTCGGGTGGCGCCACGCGCCGCGCCGCCAAGATGGTCATCCTCGACGTCGACCACCCCGACATCGAGGGCTTCATCGAGACCAAGGTGAAGGAAGAGGAGAAGATCCGCGCCCTGCGTGACGCGGGCTTCGACATGGACCTGGGCGGCGACGACATCACGTCCGTCCAGTACCAGAACGCCAACAACTCGGTCCGCGTGAACGACACGTTCATGAAGGCCGTCGAGACGGGCGGCAAGTTCGGCCTGACGTCCCGTATGACCGGTGAGGTCATCGAGGAGGTCGACGCCAAGTCGCTCTTCCGCAAGATGGCCGAGGCGGCCTGGGCCTGTGCCGATCCCGGCATCCAGTACGACGACACCATCAACGCCTGGCACACCTGCCCGGAGTCCGGCCGTATCAACGGCTCGAACCCCTGCAGCGAGTACATGCACCTGGACAACACGTCCTGCAACCTCGCCTCGCTGAACCTGATGAAGTTCTTGAAGGACGACGGCAAGGGCCACCAGTCCTTCGATGTCGAGCGCTTCGCGAAGGTCGTCGAGCTCGTCATCACCGCGATGGACATCTCCATCTGCTTCGCGGACTTCCCGACGCAGAAGATCGGTGAGAACACGCGCGCGTTCCGCCAGCTCGGCATCGGCTACGCCAACCTCGGCGCCCTGCTGATGGCTACCGGCCACGCGTACGACTCCGACGGCGGCCGCGCTCTCGCCGGGTCCATCACCTCCCTGATGACCGGCACGTCATACAAGCGTTCCGCCGAACTCGCCGCGGTCGTCGGCCCGTACGACGGCTACGCCCGCAACGCGCAGCCGCACCTGCGTGTCATGAAGCAGCACTCCGACGAGAACGGCAAGGCCGTCCGCATGGACGACCTGGACTCGCCGATCTGGGCCGCGGCCACGGAGGCCTGGCAGGACGTGCTGCGTCTCGGTGAGAAGAACGGTTTCCGTAACTCCCAGGCGTCCGTCATCGCCCCGACCGGCACCATCGGTCTCGCGATGTCCTGCGACACCACCGGCCTTGAGCCCGACCTTGCCCTGGTCAAGTTCAAGAAGCTCGTCGGCGGCGGCTCGATGCAGATCGTCAACGGCACCGTCCCGCAGGCCCTGCGTCGCATGGGCTACCAGGAGGAGCAGATCGAGGCGATCGTCGCCCACATCGCCGAGAACGGCAATGTGATCGACGCCCCCGGCCTCAAGCACGAGCACTACGAGGTCTTCGACTGCGCCATGGGCGAGCGCTCCATCTCCGCGATGGGCCACGTCCGCATGATGGCCGCGATCCAGCCCTGGATCTCCGGCGCGCTCTCCAAGACGGTCAACCTGCCGGAGACGGCGACCGTCGAGGACGTCGAAGAGGTCTACTTCGAGGCCTGGAAGATGGGCGTCAAGGCGCTCGCCATCTACCGCGACAACTGCAAGGTCGGCCAGCCCCTCTCCGCCAAGACCAAGGAGAAGGAGAAGGCCGAGGTCACGGAGAAGGCCGAGGAGACCATCCGCGCGGCGGTCGAGAAGGTTGTCGAGTACCGTCCGGTCCGCAAGCGTCTGCCCAAGGGCCGTCCCGGCATCACGACCTCCTTCACGGTCGGTGGCGCCGAGGGGTACATGACCGCCAACTCCTACCCGGACGACGGTCTCGGCGAGGTCTTTCTGAAGATGTCCAAGCAGGGTTCCACCCTCGCGGGCATGATGGACGCCTTCTCCATCGCCGTCTCGGTGGGCCTCCAGTACGGCGTGCCGCTGGAGACCTACGTCTCGAAGTTCACCAACATGCGCTTCGAGCCGGCCGGCATGACGGACGACCCGGACGTGCGGATGGCGCAGTCGATCGTCGACTACATCTTCCGCCGCCTGGCGCTCGACTTCCTGCCCTTCGAGACGCGTTCCGCGCTCGGCATCCACTCCGCCGAGGAGCGTCAGCGCCACCTCGAGACCGGCTCCTACGAGCCGACCGAGGAAGAGGTCGACGTCGAGGGCCTGGCCCAGTCGGCGCCGCGCGCCCAGGAGCTGAAGGCGGTCGTCACGCCGAAGGCCGAGGTGGAGGCGGCCAAGCCCGCTCCGCAGCAGGCCCACACCAGCGCCGAGCTGGTGGAGATGCAGCTGGGCATCCAGGCCGACGCCCCGCTGTGCTTCTCCTGCGGTACGAAGATGCAGCGGGCCGGTTCCTGCTACATCTGCGAGGGCTGCGGCTCGACCAGCGGCTGCAGCTGA
- the nrdR gene encoding transcriptional regulator NrdR codes for MHCPFCRHPDSRVVDSRTTDDGTSIRRRRQCPDCSRRFTTVETCSLMVVKRSGVTEPFSRTKVINGVRKACQGRPVTEDALAQLGQRVEEAVRATGSAELTTHDVGLAILGPLQELDLVAYLRFASVYRAFDSLEDFDAAIAELRETGPPAADDEDRGGAVDGEEAVAGSQEDDRGPGGTAQLPEPARAAD; via the coding sequence ATGCACTGCCCCTTCTGCAGGCACCCCGACAGCCGCGTCGTCGACAGTCGTACGACCGACGACGGCACGTCGATCCGCAGGCGCCGCCAGTGTCCGGACTGCTCCCGTCGTTTCACGACCGTGGAGACGTGCTCGCTGATGGTGGTCAAGCGGTCCGGAGTCACCGAGCCTTTCAGTCGTACCAAGGTCATCAATGGTGTGCGCAAGGCATGCCAGGGGCGGCCTGTCACCGAGGACGCACTCGCCCAGCTCGGCCAACGGGTCGAGGAGGCGGTGCGGGCCACCGGCAGCGCCGAGCTGACCACCCACGACGTGGGGCTGGCCATACTCGGCCCGTTGCAAGAGCTCGATCTCGTCGCGTATCTGCGATTCGCCTCCGTCTACCGGGCGTTCGACTCGCTCGAGGACTTCGATGCGGCCATCGCGGAACTGAGGGAGACGGGACCCCCCGCCGCGGACGACGAGGACCGCGGAGGGGCTGTGGACGGCGAAGAGGCCGTCGCGGGGAGCCAGGAAGACGATCGCGGGCCCGGAGGGACTGCTCAACTCCCCGAGCCCGCCCGCGCCGCCGACTGA
- the lexA gene encoding transcriptional repressor LexA, producing MTTTADSATITAQDRSQGRLEPVHAMNEAVNPEGHKRSLPGRPPGIRADSSGLTDRQRRVIEVIRDSVQRRGYPPSMREIGQAVGLSSTSSVAHQLMALERKGFLRRDPHRPRAYEVRGSDQGASVQPTDTAGKPAASYVPLVGRIAAGGPILAEESVEDVFPLPRQLVGDGELFVLKVVGDSMIEAAICDGDWVTVRRQPVAENGDIVAAMLEGEATVKRFKREDGHVWLLPHNSAYEPIPGDDATILGKVVAVLRRV from the coding sequence GTGACCACGACCGCAGACAGTGCCACCATCACTGCCCAGGACCGTTCCCAGGGCCGACTCGAGCCGGTGCATGCGATGAACGAAGCCGTGAATCCCGAGGGACACAAGCGGTCCCTCCCGGGCCGACCTCCAGGCATCCGGGCGGACAGCTCGGGGCTCACCGACCGGCAGCGCCGGGTGATCGAGGTCATCAGGGACTCCGTCCAGCGGCGCGGCTACCCGCCGTCCATGCGGGAGATCGGCCAGGCGGTCGGGCTGTCCAGCACCTCATCCGTCGCACATCAGTTGATGGCACTGGAGCGCAAGGGCTTCCTGCGCCGCGACCCGCACCGCCCGCGCGCGTACGAGGTGCGCGGCTCCGACCAGGGCGCCTCGGTGCAGCCCACGGACACCGCGGGCAAGCCCGCCGCGTCGTACGTCCCGCTCGTCGGCCGGATCGCCGCCGGTGGCCCGATCCTCGCCGAGGAGTCGGTCGAGGACGTGTTCCCCCTCCCCCGCCAACTCGTCGGCGACGGTGAGCTGTTTGTGCTGAAGGTCGTCGGTGACTCGATGATCGAGGCCGCGATCTGCGACGGCGACTGGGTCACCGTCCGCCGCCAGCCGGTCGCCGAGAACGGCGACATCGTGGCCGCGATGCTGGAAGGCGAGGCCACCGTCAAGCGCTTCAAGCGCGAGGACGGCCACGTCTGGCTCCTCCCCCACAACTCCGCGTACGAGCCGATCCCCGGCGACGACGCGACCATCCTCGGCAAGGTAGTGGCAGTACTGCGGCGCGTCTGA